The Leisingera methylohalidivorans DSM 14336 genome has a window encoding:
- a CDS encoding ABC transporter ATP-binding protein, with amino-acid sequence MSVLEFKKVSKSFGEGTARTEVLSNIDLEVEEGEFLVLLGFSGTGKTTLINLMAGLDRPSKGSVTYRGKEITGPGPERGVIFQRYSLMPWLTVNGNVSLAVDTIFPGMGRAEKQAKVNHYVKMVGLGHAANRRPAELSGGMRQRVNVARALAMDPEVLLLDEPLSALDALTRANLADEIEMIWQADQKTCVLITNDVDEAILLADRIIALNPDGTLGEEFKVNIPRPRERSAINSDETFKRLRKEVTSCLMDAGIEAKIESTRTLPDVIPVHGLPAAVAEASKSLTEERFLDFSQLHKIYPTPKGPLTVVEDFNLKINKGEFISLIGHSGCGKSTVLTMAAGLNPISRGAIKLDRRHVEGADPERAVVFQSPNLFPWLSARENCAIGVDKVYPKASQAERQDVVEYYLERVGLADAMDKPAHAMSNGMQQRVGIARAFALSPKLLLLDEPFGMLDSLTRWELQEVLMEVWSRTKVTAICVTHDVDEAILLADRVVMMTNGPQATIGKITDVDLPRPRTRKALLEHPDYYTYRQEVLDFLEEYEHGKSPKSQPAAKAIAAE; translated from the coding sequence CTGGAGGTTGAGGAGGGCGAGTTTCTTGTCCTGCTGGGCTTCTCCGGCACTGGCAAGACGACCTTGATCAACCTGATGGCCGGGCTGGACCGGCCCTCCAAGGGTTCCGTCACCTACCGCGGCAAAGAGATCACAGGCCCCGGCCCGGAGCGCGGCGTGATCTTTCAGCGCTATTCGCTGATGCCTTGGCTGACGGTGAACGGCAATGTGTCGCTGGCAGTGGACACGATCTTTCCCGGCATGGGCCGGGCGGAGAAACAGGCCAAGGTGAACCATTACGTGAAGATGGTGGGCTTGGGCCACGCCGCAAACCGCCGCCCGGCGGAACTCTCGGGCGGCATGCGACAGCGGGTCAATGTGGCCCGCGCCCTGGCGATGGACCCGGAGGTGCTTTTGCTGGACGAACCGCTGTCAGCGCTGGATGCGCTGACCCGCGCCAATCTGGCCGATGAAATCGAGATGATCTGGCAGGCGGACCAGAAAACCTGCGTGCTGATCACCAATGACGTGGACGAGGCCATCCTGCTGGCCGACCGCATCATCGCGCTGAACCCCGACGGCACGCTGGGCGAGGAGTTCAAGGTGAACATCCCGCGCCCCCGCGAGCGGTCTGCCATAAACAGTGACGAGACCTTCAAGCGCCTGCGGAAAGAGGTGACCTCCTGCCTGATGGATGCCGGGATAGAGGCGAAAATCGAAAGCACCAGAACCCTGCCGGATGTGATCCCGGTCCATGGGCTGCCCGCAGCCGTGGCCGAGGCTTCCAAATCGCTGACCGAGGAGCGTTTTCTTGACTTCTCGCAGCTGCACAAGATCTACCCGACCCCAAAGGGGCCGCTGACGGTCGTCGAGGATTTCAATCTCAAGATCAACAAGGGTGAATTCATCTCCTTGATCGGCCATTCCGGCTGCGGCAAGTCCACGGTGCTGACGATGGCGGCGGGGCTGAATCCGATCTCCAGGGGCGCGATCAAGCTGGACCGCCGCCATGTCGAGGGCGCCGACCCGGAGCGCGCAGTGGTGTTCCAGTCGCCCAACCTGTTCCCCTGGCTCTCGGCACGGGAAAACTGCGCGATTGGCGTCGACAAGGTCTACCCCAAGGCCAGCCAGGCCGAACGGCAGGACGTGGTGGAATACTACCTCGAACGCGTCGGTCTGGCGGATGCGATGGACAAGCCCGCGCATGCGATGTCGAACGGTATGCAGCAGCGGGTTGGCATCGCCCGCGCCTTTGCGCTGTCGCCCAAACTGCTGCTGCTTGATGAACCCTTTGGCATGCTCGACAGCCTCACCCGCTGGGAGCTGCAGGAGGTGCTGATGGAGGTCTGGTCGCGCACCAAAGTGACGGCCATCTGTGTCACCCATGACGTGGACGAGGCGATCCTGCTCGCCGACCGGGTGGTGATGATGACCAACGGCCCGCAGGCCACTATCGGCAAGATCACCGACGTGGACTTGCCCCGCCCGCGCACCCGCAAGGCTCTGTTGGAGCATCCGGATTACTACACCTACCGGCAGGAGGTGCTCGATTTCCTCGAGGAGTATGAGCACGGCAAATCCCCCAAGTCGCAACCGGCCGCCAAGGCCATAGCTGCGGAGTAA